A DNA window from Bacillus sp. SM2101 contains the following coding sequences:
- a CDS encoding GyrI-like domain-containing protein, which produces MNNKTNEMKLEPTIKEMDEMVVVGLECRTSMTEMQKNNPIHGLWMDFMSLENSIPFRKDNNVTYGVCYDENKETGEFVYAAAVEVEKVDQLSNKLVTKTIPAQRYLVFTHKGLISELGKTFGYIFEAWLPQSNYEVVSSASFELYGERFLGPDNDQSETDIYIPIK; this is translated from the coding sequence ATGAATAATAAAACGAATGAAATGAAGCTTGAACCGACAATTAAAGAGATGGACGAGATGGTGGTTGTAGGACTAGAATGTCGTACTTCAATGACTGAAATGCAAAAAAATAATCCGATTCATGGTTTATGGATGGATTTTATGTCTTTGGAAAATAGTATTCCTTTCCGAAAAGACAATAATGTGACGTATGGCGTTTGCTATGATGAAAATAAAGAAACAGGTGAATTTGTTTACGCTGCCGCTGTTGAAGTAGAAAAGGTGGATCAATTGTCAAATAAGCTAGTGACAAAAACAATTCCTGCGCAACGTTATTTAGTCTTTACTCATAAAGGGCTAATTAGTGAGCTTGGTAAAACATTTGGCTATATTTTTGAAGCTTGGCTGCCGCAATCTAATTATGAAGTCGTTAGCTCAGCTTCATTTGAGTTATATGGTGAGAGATTTCTTGGGCCGGATAATGATCAATCGGAGACAGATATATACATCCCGATAAAATAG
- a CDS encoding SH3 domain-containing protein, whose amino-acid sequence MYYIVARSHKTNYPKPITLMKGQAIIVSGKREGYWIYCKTTDEEMEGWVPESLIKIDGNTAFVSEKYTARELNIDVNEKVIGIKELYGWLWCRSVSNDEEGWAPIDHLKPIV is encoded by the coding sequence ATGTATTATATAGTAGCAAGGAGTCATAAAACGAATTATCCCAAGCCTATTACTTTGATGAAGGGTCAGGCAATTATTGTAAGTGGAAAAAGAGAGGGATATTGGATCTATTGTAAAACTACAGACGAGGAAATGGAAGGATGGGTTCCAGAAAGCCTTATTAAAATTGATGGAAACACAGCATTTGTCTCGGAAAAATATACAGCAAGGGAACTAAATATAGACGTAAATGAAAAGGTTATCGGAATAAAGGAACTTTATGGCTGGTTATGGTGCCGTAGCGTTAGCAATGATGAAGAGGGTTGGGCGCCAATTGATCATCTAAAACCAATAGTTTAA